In the genome of Piliocolobus tephrosceles isolate RC106 chromosome 20, ASM277652v3, whole genome shotgun sequence, the window TTTCGCCAGGTACAGAATTCATGGTTGACAGGTTTTTCCTCTTTCAGCGTTCTGAACACATCATCCCTCGGTCTTCTGGCCTCCAATACTTTATATAAGAGCTCAGCTGATAATCTTACCGAGGGTCTCTTGAATGCGAGGAATCGCTTCTCTCCCACTGCTTTCAGGATTCTTTGAATGTAGTTTTTGACAGTTGAACTATAACGTACCTTAGTGTGGGTCTCAGATTCTATCCTTGAGTTAAACTTGCATTTCTTCAGTGTCTTTAAATTTGTACATTCATGTATTTTATTAAGTTTGTGAAGGTTTTGGCCgtgatttcttcaaataattgtctgctcctttttctcttcctcttctttttccccctGGGACTCtaataatgtgtattttaatcCATTTGATAGTGTCCCAGAATTCCTTTAGATTCTGTTCTCTATACTTTATTCCATTTTCCATCCATATCTCAGTCTTAATAAGTTTAATTATTCCATCTTGCAGCTTTATGACTTTTCTTCCACCTGCTCACACCTGTTGGGGAACCCCTCTACTGAACTTTCAATTGTTGTATTTTCAACCTCAAAGTTTCTATTGGATTTCTCTTTATAATTTCTCATTCTGGCTGTTCTTATTTTGTTAATGTGTTTATATTCCTGCTGTTTTAGTTCTTTGTCCattgtttcctttactttcttcagCATTTTTAAGACAGTGGTTTTAATACTGGATCTAGTGTCAGAGTGGACCCAATGTATCAgaagggtccttataagaaggaggaaggagattaATTATTTGAGAAGGACATGTGAGGATGCAAGCAAGATGTTAGAGTGATGGGAAGATGTGACAGTGAgaaaggaatgtgggcagcctctagaatttggaaaggCAAAAAACAGCCTGCAGAAGACACATAGCTTTACTGACAGcttttaaatacacacatacacacatatataatatataatatattatatatgtgtatatataatatattaaatatataatatacatatgtgtgtgtatatatatgtgtgtgtgtgtgtgtgtgtgtatatatttatgtatatatatatatacacacacttcaAAGTAGAGTTCAGGAGTTCTACTCAGGTCCTCAACCCAAAGCTCTACCTTGAAATTGAATCCCTTGGCTGGGCTTGATGGCTCtcacctgccatcccagcactatggaaagccaaggcaagtggatcacttgcaCTCAAGTAAGAGCAACCTGGGCAGAATGGTGtgacctgtttctacaaaaatacaaagattagcctggcatggtggtgtacacatgtggtcctagctactctggagggtgaggtagcaggatcgcttgagcctgagaggttgaagtttcagtgagccatgattatgcctcagcacttcagcctgggcaacagaacaggaccctctctcaaaaaaaaaaaaaaaaaaaaaaaaaaaaaaaaaattgaaactctctgtgcctcagggcTCAGTGCCCTCAATTGTAATATGACTTCATGTTATAGgcttgttgtgagggttaaatgagataatacacgcagtgtgctgagatcaatACACGCAGTGTGCTGCTCCTGATTCCTGATGTGCACCCAGTCACTGAATGTCTTTGATAAACACGAGGAAATACAGGATTATGTAAGGATGAAAAAATGATTGCTTTGTGCTCCTTTCCAGAAGTGACAGGTGAAGAGGAGCTACAGATGATTCAGCCTGAGAAGTTCCTGTTGGTCGCAGTTGGAGAGACGGCCACTCTGCGCTGCACTGTGACCTCCCTGCTTCCCGTGGGACCTGTCCTGTGGTTCAGAGGAGTTGGACCAGGCCGAGAATTAATCTACAATCAAAAAGAAGGCCACTTCCCCCGGGTAACAACTGTTTCAGACCtcacaaaaagaaacaacatggACTTTTCCATCCGCATCAGTAGCATCACCCCAGCAGATGCCGGCACCTACTACTGTGTGAAGTTTCGAAAAGGGAGCCCTGAGAACGTGGAGTTTAAGTCTGGACCAGGCACTGAGATGGCTTTGCATGGTGAGTACAGCATGGATCTCCCTCATCCCTTGATGTGTGACAATAACTCAATAATAGCACCTTCCATTCTTTGAGCAAcaatcaggtgtggtggtgggtgctcaTTTCCATGACCTGATGTCACCCCCTTCTACAGATCAGGTGAGTTAAGGCCCAGGGACATCATGCTATTGCTAAAGGTTCCATGGCTGGTAAATGATGGGAAAGACTGCATCTCCAATCTTTCTGGCTCTACAGCTCTTGTCCTTCCCAATCTGGCCCAGCCCTTTAGTtccacaaatgaagaaactggtaGATTGAGTGATTTGCCCAGGTACAGAGCCAGAGGTCACCTGCTGCCTCCAAAGAGTGCTTCTGTTTCAGGCTGGCCGAGTCTCTTCTTTATGCAACAAGCACTCACTGAGaacccactgtgtgccagactCCACCCTGGATGTTGTGCAAACAGCAGTGAATGAAACAGCCAATAGCTCTTCCTCCACCAAGCTTACATTCTCTTCCATTCTAATGAGGAGAAATTCATCCAGGGGATGGAGAGTGTAAATcgtgtttttctttatttaatcttcagaaaCATCACACAGGGAAGATTCCTGGGAGGCACAGATTCACTCTTCAGTCTGAtggcctggtgggaggagatGCCAACAAGTTTGGTGTTTGCTGTGGGTCTATTTGAAGCCTTGTGTGATTTAAGGACTGAGTCACACAGTCACTGTGGGCTCTGAGCAGAGCTGGGTCATCTCAGAATATCCCTCACCTCAGGAAAGAGGTCATACATATGGCTGGCTCAGGGGTGCCCAATTTAAGGCAGCAATAAAACCTATTTGGGGTTTCCAGCCAGAGGCCCAGAATCCTCATCCTACCTCCTGAATCCTGACATTTCAACATGGGAAAGACCTTCAGGCTTTCAGCCCAACTCCCCTTTACAGATGGGGGACTTAAGCCAAGAGATGACAGGGGCCTTGTCCACAGTCACAGGGCCAGTTATTGATGGAATCAAAGCTAGAGTCCAGGTCCGGATCGAGGCAGGCTCCTTCCTTCCCCAGCATTTGTTAAGACACTGTCTTCATAGAAGAACCTGGTGCATCACAGGTGCTAAATAAAAGCTCCTCAGACAGAACCATGGATCAGGGAgccaggatttcttttttcatccattttcCAAAGGTTCAGAATGCACCTCACATTCAGACACTAAAACCCACTGGTGGCTTGAAAACTTCCTCCAAACATAAGCCCTATCATTCCATATTGAGATTCCACGTCAGGACATAGAACTGCTCCCCTCTTTAACAGCTGCAGAATACTCCAATTTATGGaaattccaaattttatttcacaGCATTCTGTTGACGGATACGTAAGTTGTTCCCAAACTTGAGCTACTAACAATCCTGCAGTGGATGGCTTTGTACATGTATCACCCTACTCAGGTGGGAGACACTCACTGGAAGTGACATTGCTAAGTtagagggtgtgtgtgttttcatgtaAGAGAATATTGTCTAATTTCCCTCCTAGATGGTGTAGCAACAGGGCTTCCCACAACCCTTGAACATAGATGTGGAAGTGGCTTTATCCTGATTGTGCAGATAATATAGGCAAAGACACTGAAGTTTCCAGATGGTGCCTCCCAAGCCCAGGCAATCACAGCCAGAAAGTAGCTCAGATGTGACTCAGATCTGCTAACTCCTAGTAGGGTGCTCACCCCTCTTTGCCATGCTCTTAGCCTAAATGATGCCCTGGATGacaaaggagggaggcagggaagggggcCAGGGAGCTGCAGTTGTGCCAAAGTCTCCTTATAACCAGTGCTATGAGGGAGGAGCCATTTGTTGCCTCCTTTaaagatgaggacactgaggctcagagaggagacCTAAGTGGTGAGCAGGTCAGGGAGCCAAGGTTTCCTCCCCACCAGCCTGACTCACCGCCCTTGTCTCTGCAGTACTCACTCAGCTCTGGTTTTTCAAGTGTGGAGAAATGCTCCAACCTTCTCTTTCCAAACTCTGGCATTGTT includes:
- the LOC111548097 gene encoding signal-regulatory protein gamma isoform X3; the protein is MPVSASWSHPPGPFLLLTLLLGLTEVTGEEELQMIQPEKFLLVAVGETATLRCTVTSLLPVGPVLWFRGVGPGRELIYNQKEGHFPRVTTVSDLTKRNNMDFSIRISSITPADAGTYYCVKFRKGSPENVEFKSGPGTEMALHGPASSLTVLLLIAVLLGPIYIPWKQKT